One Amblyomma americanum isolate KBUSLIRL-KWMA chromosome 8, ASM5285725v1, whole genome shotgun sequence DNA window includes the following coding sequences:
- the LOC144101878 gene encoding uncharacterized protein LOC144101878 yields the protein MQRRKTDFAIRLSASDPWVPSEYTKICSKHFKPEDYHQGTKRRLLLAHAVPSQFQESTLQARNCRFRRRRCQRPAEEDCGPAVFSAVPGRSTEHGSSSGRQRRSTDGVAGPPVRATTSPVIIRPLKASSSRCNGEGQQSTGSEAGTFIRVTVAPVVKQYMRGNSLGRNGEGQRNAGSEVIPPVRVTTSPVVIRPLRDSSSGYDCERQRNTGSEVGPAVRATKTPVVVIRSPENSITGLDWEGPEPEEAGGQSKASDIGVTPSSVANEVQNCVEAVPAGVMATSSVACQTQVSGLTIAEYEEQIKALKKECKRLRGELCELRILQLSTET from the exons atgcagcggcgaaagactgactttgcaattcgactga GTGCCAGCGATCCGTGGGTCCCATCTGAGTACACGAAGATCTGCAGCAAGCATTTCAAGCCTGAGGACTACCATCAGGGCACCAAGAGGCGCCTCCTGTTGGCACACGCAGTGCCTTCCCAGTTCCAGGAGTCTACTCTGCAGGCGCGCAACTGCAGGTTCCGGCGGAGGAGGTGCCAACGGCCAGCGGAAGAAGACTGCGGTCCTGCAGTCTTCAGTGCTGTGCCTGGCAGATCCACagagcacggcagcagcagcgggcggCAGCGGCGAAGCACTGATGGTGTGGCTGGGCCTCCTGTCAGGGCCACGACCTCACCAGTGATCATACGACCTCTGAAAGCCAGTTCCTCGAGATGCAATGGTGAAGGCCAGCAAAGCACTGGCAGTGAAGCCGGAACTTTCATAAGGGTCACGGTGGCACCGGTGGTCAAACAATATATGAGGGGAAATTCTTTGGGGCGCAATGGTGAAGGGCAGCGAAACGCCGGCAGCGAAGTTATACCACCCGTTAGGGTCACGACCTCACCAGTGGTCATACGACCTCTGAGGGACAGTTCTTCTGGGTACGATTGTGAACGCCAGCGAAACACTGGGAGTGAGGTGGGACCTGCTGTCAGGGCAACGAAGACGCCGGTGGTGGTGATACGATCTCCTGAGAACAGTATTACGGGGCTGGATTGGGAAGGCCCAGAGCCCGAGGAGGCGGGAGGTCAGAGTAAGGCGAGTGACATAGGCGTTACGCCTAGCAGTGTGGCCAATGAGGTGCAGAACTGTGTGGAAGCTGTCCCTGCAGGTGTCATGGCGACGTCGTCTGTTGCCTGCCAGACTCAGGTGTCAGGGTTGACGATAGCCGAGTATGAGGAGCAGATAAAGGCACTGAAGAAAGAGTGCAAGCGCTTGCGGGGAGAACTGTGCGAGCTGCGAATACTTCAACTCAGCACAGAAACGTGA